DNA from Devosia yakushimensis:
CGATTGGCTACTGACGCGCACCGGCCTGGGCGTCAGCTATGCCAATTCAGGGTATTCGGCGAAGCTGGACTACAATTACATCGCAGCCAATGCGGATGCCGGCGTTCTCGATCCGCAGCAGGAAGTGGGCGTGGAACTGGGCGTGCCGCTGATGGATTACTGGCGGATGACCGGCAATACCTATTGGGATATCACCAATAGCAGCTGGCTACAGGTGGGCGCGGGTCTAACCTATGATGACGGCTATGTGGTGATCGGCGCGACCGCCCTGCGCACCGGCCCGACCCATACCAGCCCCGACGATACCAGGTTTACCGCCAACTTCCGGCTCAAGACCCCGGCAGGTCTCGACTTCGGACTTATGGGCAGGACCACCCAGTAAGAGTGTGCCTTGCGGATTTTGGCCGCAATCATCGGGCAATTGACAGCGCAGTTTTCCCGCCGCATTGAGAGCGGGCACATATTCTTGGACAGGCGAACGACGATGATGGCATTCGGACACTGGGGACGCGCGGCGAGCGCAGCGATGGTTGGCCTGGTCATGACCGTGGCTATGGCCGCGCCAAGCCTGGCGGCGACCGTTGTGACCGTCAATGGCACGCCGATTACCGACGTGCAGGTGGATCAGCGCCTGCGCCTTTTCAGCATGGAAGGCAACAAGACCGGCCGCAAGGGCGCGACCGATCAGCTCATTGAGGAAGCATTGCAGATGGACGAGGCCAAGCGGCTCGGCATCACCGTCTCCAATGCGCAGATCGATGAGGGCCTGCAGCAGGTATCGCGCAACATCAAGATCAGCCAGGACAAGCTGATCCAGCTGTTGCAGCAGAACGGCGTTGGCGTCGAGACGCTGCGCGACCGGCTGCGCGCCGCCATTGCCTGGAACGCTGTGACCGAGCAGGCCATCATGCCGCAGGTGCAGATTTCCGATCTGGAACTCGACCAGAAAGCAGCCGGCCAGGTCGCGGCCTGGCAGAATTATGACTACATCCTCAAGGAAGTCATCTTCGTGGCGCCTGGCGGCCAGGGTGCAGGCGGCCGTACGGCCCAGGCCAATCGCTACCGTTCGAGCTTTGCCGGTTGCGACAATGCAGTGCAATTGTCGCTGAGCTATACCGATGCCGCGGTGATCGATGTCGGCCGCCGCCATGCCACACAGCTTCCCGAGGCCATTGCCAAGGAACTGGCCGGGCTCAATGTCGGCGGCATCACCAAGCCGCGCGTGGTCGATACCGGCGTCTCGATGCTGGCGATCTGCCAGAAGACCCAGGCCGAAGATCTGACCTTCATCAAGGGCAATCTGGAGGCCGAGGCCGGCATGGGCGCCTTGCAGCAGCAGACGGCCAACTACCTGGCCGACCTGCGCAGCCGCGCCAAGATCATCTATAACTAAGGCTCGCTGCCCGGCAGCGGGCAGGGAGTGATCGACGAGGGCAAAATGAGCAAGCCGCTGGCCATCAGCATGGGTGAGCCAGCGGGCATTGGCCCCGATCTCATCCTCTCGCTCTATGCACGCCGCGCCGAGCTGGACCTGCCGCCGTTCTGCGTTTTCGGACATGTCGAATTCCTGAAGGCAAGGGCCCAGCGGCTCGGCCTCAGCCTCGATATCGCGGCGGCCACGCCAGCAGAGGCCGCGATCGTGTTTCCATCCGCGCTACCGGTCGTGCCGGTTGAAGGGCTCGTGGCGGACCATCCCGGCAAGGCCAGTCCGCTGGCTGCGCACGCCGTCATCCAGTCGATCGCCGGGGCGGTGGAAGCCGTACTATCGGGCGGCTGCCGGGGGCTGGTGACAGCACCGATCAGCAAGGCGAGCCTTTATCACGCCGGTTTCAAGCATCCGGGCCATACGGAGTTTCTTGCCGAACTCTGCGCTCGCGGCGGGGTGGCCAAGCTGCCCGTGATGATGCTGGCGCATGGCAAGCTCAGGGCCGTGCCGGTGACCATCCACGTGCCTATCAAGGATGTGCCCGGCTTGCTGACCAAGGAATTGATCGTGGATACCGGCCGGATCGTTGCGCATGATTTCAAGCAGCGCTTCGGCATCGCCAATCCCCGGATCGCCATAGCGGGTCTCAATCCCCATGCTGGCGAAGGCGGGGCGATCGGCCGGGAAGACCTCGAAATCGTGGCGCCGGCCGTGGCCGAACTGCAGTTCGAGGGGATCGAGGCTATCGGCCCCCTTCCCGCGGATACGCTGTTTTACCCCGCGCATTGGGCGCAATATGATGCCGTTCTCGCCATGTATCACGATCAGGCGCTGATCCCGATCAAGACCGTTGCCTTTGAGGATGCGGTCAACCTGACGCTTGGCCTGCCAATCGTGCGGACGTCGCCCGATCACGGCACGGCATTCGACCTGGCGGGAACCGGGCGAGGGTCGGACAAGAGCATGCTGGCCGCGATCAGGATGGCCGACGCGATGACGGCGCAGGCATCATGAGCCAGATCGACGACCTGCCGCCGCTGCGCGAAGTCATCGCCGAGCATGGCCTGCGCGCCAAGAAGGAACTCGGACAGAACTTCCTGCTCGATCTCAACCTCACTGCGCGCATTGCGCGGGTCGGCGGCTCGCTCGAAGGGGTGCGCGTCATCGAGGTGGGCCCGGGCCCCGGTGGATTGACGCGAGCCCTGCTGGCGGAAGGCGCCAAGGAAGTCATCGCCATTGAACGCGATGCACGCGCCCTGCCCGCGCTGGCGCAGATCGCCGAGGCCTATCCGGGCCGGCTGACCGTGATCAGTGGCGACGCGATGGAGATGGACTATCGCGTGCTGGCCGATGGACCGACGCGGATCATTGCCAACCTGCCCTATAATATCGCAACGCCACTGCTGACCGGTTGGCTGACGAGCGATCCGTGGCCACCCTATTTCGAGAGCCTGACGCTGATGTTCCAGCGCGAGGTGGCCGAGCGCATTTGCGCCGGAGCCGGTGACGATGCCTATGGCCGGTTGGGTGTGCTGGCAGGCTGGCGGACCGATGCGCGGATTGCCTTCAATGTGGGACGCCAGGCCTTTGTACCACCGCCCAATGTCACTTCGGCCGTGGTGCATCTGGTACCCAAACCCATTAGCGGCGACGTGGCGGTGAAGGATCTGGAGCAGGTGACGCGGGCCGCTTTCGGGCAGCGCCGCAAGATGGTGCGGCAGAGCCTTAAGGCGACTGGCGTTCCGGTGGAAGCGCTGCTGGCGGCGGGGGGTCTCAAAGGCGACGAGCGAGCCGAGGAATTGCCGGTCGACACCTTTCTCGCCATGGCCCGCGCCCTGCCTGGGCTCAAGCGCTGATCAGACGCCGGCGGGTGGTGCCGCGGGTTTCTCGGCTATGGGCAAAGGCGGCAGGGCCATGAGGCGGATGGCGACGAGCATGGCAGCGACGATTGCGCCGCCACTGACCAGCATGACGCCGGTCCAGCCCCAGGCGACCCAGGCATAGCCACCCAAGGTGCCCAGCACGGACGAACCCAGGTAATAAGCAAAGAGATAGATGGCCGAGGCTTGTGCGCGGCCAACCAGGGCCCGCCGAGCAACCCAGGCGCTGGCAATGCCATGGGCGGCGAAATAGCCCATGGTGGCGATGGCCAGCCCGGCAATGATGACCGGCGTCGATGGCACGATGGTGAGGAAGACGCCAATGCCCATGGTGAGCACCATGGCCCAGAAGACCTTGCGGCGGCCGAGGCGCTGGGCCAGCCCGCCAGCCCAGGCCGAGCTGAAGCTACCCAGCAGATAGACCACGAAAATGGCCGAGATGGCCGTGTGGCTGAGGGAGAATGGCGGCAGAGCCAGCCGGAACCCGGCATAATTGTAGAGCGTGACGAATGAGCCCATCAGCAGAAAGGCTGAAAGGAAGAGCCAGGGCAGGCCCTTGTCGCGGAACTGCAGGACTATGAGCCTGACCAGATCGCCTGCCGACAGCCTGTTGCGGGCCGAGTTGTGCGGTCGTGGCAGCAGCACGATGACGACCAATGCCGCCACCGCGATAGCCGCGCCCAGAATGGCGAGCGCGGGCCGCCAGCCCAGCCAATCGGCAAGGATGCCCGAAACCAGCCGGCCCGCCATGCCGCCAATGGCGGTTCCGCCAATATAAAGGCCCATGGAAAAGCCCAGGGCATCGGGGTCCATCTCCTCGGCCAGATAGACCATGGCGACGGCGGGAAGCCCCGACAGCGTCAGGCCGATCAGGGTGCGGATGGCGAGGAGCGTGGTCCAATTGGGCGCCAGCGGCAGCAGCAGGCCCAGGCCCGCCGTCAGCACGATGGCCCAGACCATGAGCGTGCGACGGCCGAGACGGTCGGAAACCCAACTGGCCAGCAAAAGGGCGATGGCGAGCGTGGCGGTGGTTGCCGAGAGCGCGAGTGAACTGGCGCCCGCATCCAGTCCGAACTCCTCGGCAAAGATCGGAAGCAGGGGCTGAACCGAATAAAGCGAAGCAAAGATGGCGAAGGCGGAGAGGAAGAAGGCGATGTTGGCCCGCCGAAAGGCCGGGGTGCCGCGTTTGATGGTGGTCGGTAACCCGCTACTCATGTCCGCTGCCATTTACTCTTGCGGTGGACAAGCATAACCCTTCGCGTACTCCCGCAGATCAACCTCTCAAAGAGAATCGATCTGGCTCTGCAAATCCTTGACGAAGCTGGATAAATTGAGCTGGCGGTTGCGCTCCAGGCGAGCCGAAACAAGAATGGAGCGGACGCGCTGGGTCGAGGCTTCCAGGTCTTCGTTGACGATCACATAGTCATATTCATGGAAGTGATCCATCTCGTCGCGGGCGTTCTGGAGTCGCTTTTCGATGGTGCCCACGCTGTCCTGGGCGCGGCGCTCAAGCCGGGCGCGCAGCTCCTTGATGGAGGGCGGCAGGATGAACACTGTCACCATGTCCTTGCGGCTATTGCGATAGAGCTGGAGCGTACCCTGATAGTCGATGTCAAAGAGGATATCGTTGCCTGCGGCCAGTTGCTCTTCGACATGGGCCCGCGGCGTGCCGTAGAAATTGCCGTGGACCTCGGCCGATTCCAGCAATTCGCCATCGGCCTGCATGCGCTTGAAGGTAGGCACGTCGATGAAGTGATAGTGCTTGCCATCGACCTCATCGGTGCGGCGAGCGCGGGTCGTTACCGATACGGATAGCCGGATATTGGGATCGGCCCCGAACAGCGCGCGCGAAATCGACGATTTCCCGGCCCCCGAAGGCGAGGCGATGACCAACATGACGCCGCGGCGCTGAAATTCCATCGCCAGATCCTATTCGATGTTCTGCACTTGCTCGCGTAGTTGATCGATCGCCGCCTTGAGGTCAAGACCGATGCCGGTGAGCTCCACGGCATTGGCTTTGGCGCATAGCGTATTGGCCTCGCGATTGAATTCCTGGGCCAGGAAATCAAGGCGGCGCCCTGCTGGTTCGCCGCCAGCAATAAGCTGCCGGGCACTGACAATGTGAGCGGCCAGGCGGTCGAGTTCCTCGCGGATATCGGCCTTGGTCGCCAGCAGCAGCGCCTCCTGGGCAAGCCGGTCGTCCGGCACGGCGATGTCGGCCGTGATATCGGCCAGCTGCTGGCGCAGACGCGCCAGAATGGCCTCGCGGCTGCGTGCCGGATGGGTCTCGGCGCGGGCGACAAGCGTCTCGATCTCGTCCAGGCGTTCGAGCAGCACGGCGGCGATATGAGAGCCCTCCTGCCGGCGGGCCAGCACCAGATCGACGAGAACCTGCGCCACGCCTTCGAGGATGGCCGTGGCAAGGGCCTCTTCGGCTGCGGGATCCATGGGCCGGTCGCGCTGTTCGAGCACGCCCTTGAGACCCAGAATGCCATCGAGCCGGGGGCGGTCGGCATCGACCCTGCCCGACAGGTCGGATAGCGCCGCCAGAACGGTGGCGAGCGCCTGCGGATTGACCAGCAGGTCGCCCCCTGCCCCATCGCGCTCGACGGTCAGGGTGAAGGTGATCGAACCGCGCGACAGCGTCTTGCCGATAAGCTGGCGGATATCGCCTTCAAGCGCATCGAAACCAGGGGCGAGGCGCATCCGCATGTCGAGGCCGCGCCCATTGACGGACTTGATCTCGCAGGTGAAGGACGCGCCAGGCACCGCGCCGGCGGCGCGGGCATAGCCCGTCATGCTGGCGAGCGATCGGCTCACGGATTGGCCGGAGCCGCTTCGCCACCGGCGCCCTCGGCCTCCTCGGCTTCCAGTGCCTGCCGGGCAGCTTCCGCGTCGGCCTCGGCCTGCTCCGCAGCGGCGCGGGCAATCTCGCGATAGCGCGCCACGTTCTGCTGATGCTCGGCATAGGTCTCGGCGAAGACGTGCCCCTCGGAGGGGGTGGCGCCCTTGGCGACGAAGTAGAGATAGTCGTGACTATCGGGATGGGCCACGGCCTTGAGCGCTTCGACGCCCGGATTGGCAATCGGCGTGGGGGGGAGCCCGTCAATCTGATAGGTATTATAGGGCGTCTGCGCCTCGATTTCCGACCGCCGCAGGCCACGGCCAAGGTTGGACTGCCC
Protein-coding regions in this window:
- the rsmA gene encoding 16S rRNA (adenine(1518)-N(6)/adenine(1519)-N(6))-dimethyltransferase RsmA, with amino-acid sequence MSQIDDLPPLREVIAEHGLRAKKELGQNFLLDLNLTARIARVGGSLEGVRVIEVGPGPGGLTRALLAEGAKEVIAIERDARALPALAQIAEAYPGRLTVISGDAMEMDYRVLADGPTRIIANLPYNIATPLLTGWLTSDPWPPYFESLTLMFQREVAERICAGAGDDAYGRLGVLAGWRTDARIAFNVGRQAFVPPPNVTSAVVHLVPKPISGDVAVKDLEQVTRAAFGQRRKMVRQSLKATGVPVEALLAAGGLKGDERAEELPVDTFLAMARALPGLKR
- a CDS encoding MFS transporter, which codes for MSSGLPTTIKRGTPAFRRANIAFFLSAFAIFASLYSVQPLLPIFAEEFGLDAGASSLALSATTATLAIALLLASWVSDRLGRRTLMVWAIVLTAGLGLLLPLAPNWTTLLAIRTLIGLTLSGLPAVAMVYLAEEMDPDALGFSMGLYIGGTAIGGMAGRLVSGILADWLGWRPALAILGAAIAVAALVVIVLLPRPHNSARNRLSAGDLVRLIVLQFRDKGLPWLFLSAFLLMGSFVTLYNYAGFRLALPPFSLSHTAISAIFVVYLLGSFSSAWAGGLAQRLGRRKVFWAMVLTMGIGVFLTIVPSTPVIIAGLAIATMGYFAAHGIASAWVARRALVGRAQASAIYLFAYYLGSSVLGTLGGYAWVAWGWTGVMLVSGGAIVAAMLVAIRLMALPPLPIAEKPAAPPAGV
- a CDS encoding peptidylprolyl isomerase, with the protein product MMAFGHWGRAASAAMVGLVMTVAMAAPSLAATVVTVNGTPITDVQVDQRLRLFSMEGNKTGRKGATDQLIEEALQMDEAKRLGITVSNAQIDEGLQQVSRNIKISQDKLIQLLQQNGVGVETLRDRLRAAIAWNAVTEQAIMPQVQISDLELDQKAAGQVAAWQNYDYILKEVIFVAPGGQGAGGRTAQANRYRSSFAGCDNAVQLSLSYTDAAVIDVGRRHATQLPEAIAKELAGLNVGGITKPRVVDTGVSMLAICQKTQAEDLTFIKGNLEAEAGMGALQQQTANYLADLRSRAKIIYN
- the pdxA gene encoding 4-hydroxythreonine-4-phosphate dehydrogenase PdxA encodes the protein MSKPLAISMGEPAGIGPDLILSLYARRAELDLPPFCVFGHVEFLKARAQRLGLSLDIAAATPAEAAIVFPSALPVVPVEGLVADHPGKASPLAAHAVIQSIAGAVEAVLSGGCRGLVTAPISKASLYHAGFKHPGHTEFLAELCARGGVAKLPVMMLAHGKLRAVPVTIHVPIKDVPGLLTKELIVDTGRIVAHDFKQRFGIANPRIAIAGLNPHAGEGGAIGREDLEIVAPAVAELQFEGIEAIGPLPADTLFYPAHWAQYDAVLAMYHDQALIPIKTVAFEDAVNLTLGLPIVRTSPDHGTAFDLAGTGRGSDKSMLAAIRMADAMTAQAS
- the gmk gene encoding guanylate kinase, producing MEFQRRGVMLVIASPSGAGKSSISRALFGADPNIRLSVSVTTRARRTDEVDGKHYHFIDVPTFKRMQADGELLESAEVHGNFYGTPRAHVEEQLAAGNDILFDIDYQGTLQLYRNSRKDMVTVFILPPSIKELRARLERRAQDSVGTIEKRLQNARDEMDHFHEYDYVIVNEDLEASTQRVRSILVSARLERNRQLNLSSFVKDLQSQIDSL
- a CDS encoding YicC/YloC family endoribonuclease, translating into MSRSLASMTGYARAAGAVPGASFTCEIKSVNGRGLDMRMRLAPGFDALEGDIRQLIGKTLSRGSITFTLTVERDGAGGDLLVNPQALATVLAALSDLSGRVDADRPRLDGILGLKGVLEQRDRPMDPAAEEALATAILEGVAQVLVDLVLARRQEGSHIAAVLLERLDEIETLVARAETHPARSREAILARLRQQLADITADIAVPDDRLAQEALLLATKADIREELDRLAAHIVSARQLIAGGEPAGRRLDFLAQEFNREANTLCAKANAVELTGIGLDLKAAIDQLREQVQNIE